Proteins encoded within one genomic window of Schaalia sp. HMT-172:
- a CDS encoding histidine phosphatase family protein, with translation MTASRIVLLRHGQTDFNLQRRFQGHIDKPLNEAGRSQAAGAAGVLVSRLCEPSAEVGMIAAENTRSYDDGGVRIVSSPLGRALETARIVARVFDIADYPCEGPSSDERLTERYYGTFEGKTYEEIARDQPEAYAQYRADGECEIAEVERSEAVGARFRDAVLEAAAGCRSDQSLIVVSHGSAIARGVVSLLGLDPADFNGLRGVDNCHWSELVPVGVSTAKSAARTGWRLASHNIGAREDILGA, from the coding sequence GTGACCGCATCTCGGATCGTCCTGCTGCGCCACGGCCAGACTGACTTCAACCTGCAGCGTCGTTTCCAGGGGCACATCGACAAGCCCCTGAACGAGGCGGGGCGCTCCCAGGCGGCGGGGGCTGCCGGCGTGCTCGTGAGCCGCCTGTGCGAGCCGAGCGCCGAGGTGGGCATGATCGCCGCTGAGAACACGCGCAGCTACGACGATGGGGGAGTGCGCATCGTGAGCTCTCCCCTGGGGCGGGCGCTGGAGACCGCGCGTATTGTCGCGCGCGTCTTCGACATTGCCGACTACCCCTGCGAGGGCCCGTCCAGCGACGAACGGCTCACGGAACGTTACTACGGGACCTTCGAGGGCAAGACCTACGAGGAGATCGCGCGCGATCAGCCCGAGGCCTATGCGCAGTATCGGGCCGACGGCGAATGCGAGATCGCCGAGGTGGAACGCTCCGAGGCAGTGGGAGCGCGTTTCCGCGACGCCGTCCTGGAGGCGGCGGCCGGGTGCCGGTCCGACCAGTCACTCATCGTCGTCTCGCACGGTTCCGCGATCGCGCGCGGCGTCGTGTCCCTGCTCGGCCTCGATCCCGCCGACTTCAACGGGCTGCGCGGCGTCGATAACTGCCACTGGTCGGAGCTCGTGCCTGTCGGCGTCTCGACGGCCAAGAGCGCGGCGCGCACCGGCTGGCGTCTGGCCTCGCACAATATCGGCGCGCGCGAGGACATCCTGGGCGCGTAG
- a CDS encoding cell wall-binding repeat protein, whose product MRPINTRTFMIAAVSAAVLAGTVVPANAADLTDPAAPTEVAVTAADPAKDEAADEAPATDEANDPAADEAGADEGAFASWKQDAIGWWFDFGDGTYAKDEQIEIDDAIYRFDARGYMITGWHNQEGMWEYYAPSGAQAFGWNVIDGSWYYLDPETGIMHTGWLELDGTWYYLNASGDMAMGWIKYNNEWYYLGGSGAMVTGWAQVGGTWYYMNQTGVMLIGWVNVNGTWYFLNASGAMVTGTQWIDGERHWFYGNGAWWGVWN is encoded by the coding sequence ATGCGTCCCATCAATACCCGCACGTTCATGATCGCCGCCGTGAGTGCTGCCGTTCTCGCCGGAACCGTCGTTCCCGCCAACGCCGCCGACCTGACCGACCCCGCGGCGCCCACCGAGGTCGCCGTCACCGCCGCCGATCCCGCCAAGGACGAGGCCGCCGACGAGGCTCCCGCCACCGACGAGGCCAACGACCCCGCCGCAGACGAGGCCGGCGCCGACGAGGGCGCGTTCGCCTCCTGGAAGCAAGACGCCATCGGATGGTGGTTCGACTTCGGCGACGGCACCTACGCCAAGGATGAGCAAATCGAGATCGACGACGCCATCTACCGCTTCGATGCGCGCGGCTACATGATCACCGGTTGGCACAACCAGGAGGGCATGTGGGAGTACTACGCGCCCTCCGGTGCCCAGGCCTTCGGCTGGAACGTCATCGACGGCTCCTGGTACTACTTGGACCCCGAGACTGGCATCATGCACACCGGCTGGCTGGAACTCGACGGCACCTGGTACTACCTGAATGCTTCCGGCGACATGGCTATGGGCTGGATCAAGTACAACAACGAGTGGTACTACCTGGGCGGCTCCGGCGCGATGGTCACCGGCTGGGCCCAGGTTGGCGGCACCTGGTACTACATGAACCAGACCGGCGTCATGCTCATCGGCTGGGTCAATGTGAATGGCACCTGGTACTTCCTGAACGCCTCCGGCGCGATGGTCACCGGCACCCAGTGGATCGACGGCGAGCGCCACTGGTTCTACGGCAACGGCGCCTGGTGGGGCGTCTGGAACTGA
- a CDS encoding excalibur calcium-binding domain-containing protein encodes MNMRRSMIAALSAAVVAAGVVMPAYAADGDPTPAPDPSPSAEPTASPTADPTPTPDPTPAPEPAPVPRPSWKRDAVGWWYDLDNGGFARGEVREIDGVAYRFDGNGYMVTGWYGSAGSWEYYAASGAQVRGWSEIQGVWYYLDPETGVMRTGWQKIGASWYYLDMSGAMATGWLSQGGVWYYLDASGAMVTGWSAVGGTWYYFRDSGEMVTGWVKVGATWYFLGGSGAMVSGWLNLSGTWYYMDPSGAMVTGWRAIGGTWYYFASSGEMVTGWLNQSGTWYYLDASGAMVTGWLNQSGTWYYLDASGAMVTGVQWIGGERHWFYDSGAWWGAYPVSSSGSGAASSSRTYRNCAEAWNAGAAPLHRGQAGYSADLDRDGDGVACEVRPY; translated from the coding sequence ATGAACATGCGTCGAAGCATGATCGCGGCCCTGAGTGCCGCAGTTGTCGCCGCCGGCGTCGTCATGCCCGCATATGCGGCTGACGGTGACCCCACGCCCGCTCCGGATCCCTCGCCTTCTGCTGAACCGACGGCGTCGCCCACCGCGGACCCCACGCCGACCCCGGACCCCACGCCGGCCCCTGAGCCTGCGCCCGTGCCTCGTCCCAGCTGGAAGCGGGACGCGGTCGGCTGGTGGTATGACCTGGACAATGGGGGATTTGCGCGCGGCGAGGTTCGCGAGATCGATGGGGTGGCGTACCGATTCGACGGTAACGGCTACATGGTGACTGGCTGGTACGGCTCCGCGGGTTCGTGGGAGTATTACGCCGCTTCGGGAGCGCAGGTGCGCGGGTGGTCGGAGATTCAGGGTGTCTGGTATTACCTGGATCCTGAGACCGGCGTGATGCGCACTGGCTGGCAGAAGATTGGCGCGTCCTGGTACTACCTGGATATGTCGGGCGCGATGGCGACGGGCTGGCTCTCTCAAGGGGGCGTCTGGTACTACCTGGATGCCTCTGGTGCGATGGTGACCGGCTGGAGTGCCGTCGGTGGGACGTGGTACTACTTCCGTGACTCCGGGGAGATGGTGACCGGCTGGGTGAAGGTTGGGGCGACGTGGTACTTCCTCGGCGGCTCCGGTGCGATGGTGAGCGGCTGGCTGAATCTGTCGGGAACCTGGTACTACATGGATCCTTCTGGCGCGATGGTGACCGGGTGGAGAGCTATTGGTGGTACGTGGTACTACTTTGCTTCATCCGGGGAGATGGTGACCGGGTGGCTGAATCAGTCGGGTACCTGGTACTACCTGGACGCCTCCGGTGCGATGGTGACCGGGTGGCTGAATCAGTCGGGTACCTGGTACTACCTGGACGCTTCTGGCGCGATGGTGACGGGCGTACAGTGGATCGGCGGCGAGCGTCACTGGTTCTATGATTCGGGCGCCTGGTGGGGTGCGTATCCTGTGTCGTCGAGCGGGTCGGGCGCCGCGTCCTCGTCGCGCACGTATCGCAATTGCGCCGAGGCTTGGAATGCGGGTGCTGCCCCTCTGCATCGGGGGCAGGCCGGCTATAGCGCGGACCTGGATCGAGATGGTGACGGCGTCGCCTGCGAGGTTCGTCCTTACTGA
- a CDS encoding M13 family metallopeptidase — protein sequence MTNSLLARVLETANMDRSVRPQDDFYRHVNGTWLATHEIPADRPMDGAFHALRDASEKYARAIAQDAAAGTLDDADASRIATLWTQFLDEDAIEEAGATPLRADLDVIEACDTREELAEAMGALMRAGIGGLVGAYVGTDPHDSSSYMVCLVQSGIGLPDEAYYREDDYEPIRQAYVAHTGRLLSLAGMPDPDGAARRIMALETALASHHRDSVSNRDPLLSDNPTLWSELNTLAPGFDWDAWARGAHMPVSGLVVNVDQPDYLRGAASLWERTDLATLKEWLSASAIDARASLLSTDFVTENFDFHGRTLAGTQELRPRWKRALSLIESYLGEAMGRAWVARHFPPEAKDAMDALVRRLLDAYGESIRGLDWMSDETKEKALAKLATFNPKIGYPAKWRDYSTLHLDPSATLVDNVRAANAHATDREWAKLGGPVDRDEWYMTPQTVNAYYNPTQNEIVFPAAILQPPFFDAQADDAVNFGAIGAVIGHEIGHGFDDQGSRYDGAGNLSNWWTDEDRAAFEERTHALIGQYDVLTPTVLASAASDEAGEDAGEDGAERSLPHVNGALTIGENIGDLGGMTIAWKAWVAALAEQGLTPQTAPVIDELTGPQRFFFSWARAWRTATRPQFARQMLAIDPHSPAEFRCNQVLRNLDAFAATFDVKPGDGMWLDPAQRVTIW from the coding sequence ATGACGAACTCATTGCTCGCACGCGTCCTCGAAACCGCGAACATGGACCGCTCCGTGCGCCCCCAAGACGATTTTTACCGCCACGTGAACGGCACCTGGCTGGCGACCCACGAAATCCCCGCCGACCGCCCGATGGATGGCGCCTTCCACGCACTGCGCGACGCATCCGAGAAATATGCCCGCGCAATTGCCCAGGACGCGGCTGCGGGCACCCTCGACGACGCGGACGCATCGCGCATCGCGACCCTGTGGACGCAGTTCCTCGACGAGGACGCCATCGAGGAGGCCGGAGCCACCCCCCTGCGTGCGGACTTGGACGTCATCGAGGCGTGCGACACGCGCGAGGAGCTCGCCGAGGCCATGGGCGCCCTCATGCGCGCAGGCATCGGAGGCCTGGTGGGGGCCTACGTCGGCACCGACCCGCACGACTCCTCCTCCTACATGGTCTGCCTGGTCCAGTCCGGCATCGGGCTGCCCGACGAGGCCTACTACCGAGAGGACGACTACGAGCCGATCCGTCAGGCTTACGTTGCCCACACCGGGCGTCTTTTGTCGCTGGCGGGCATGCCCGACCCCGACGGCGCGGCGAGGCGCATCATGGCGCTGGAGACGGCCCTGGCCTCGCACCACCGCGACTCGGTCTCCAACCGCGATCCCCTCCTGTCCGACAACCCGACCCTGTGGAGCGAGCTCAATACCCTCGCTCCCGGCTTTGACTGGGACGCGTGGGCGCGCGGTGCCCACATGCCCGTCTCCGGCCTCGTCGTCAACGTCGATCAGCCCGACTACCTGCGCGGCGCTGCCTCCCTGTGGGAGCGCACCGACCTGGCGACGCTCAAGGAGTGGCTGAGTGCCTCGGCCATCGACGCCCGCGCATCCCTGCTCTCCACCGACTTCGTCACGGAGAACTTCGACTTCCACGGCCGCACACTGGCGGGCACGCAGGAGCTGCGCCCGCGTTGGAAGCGCGCACTGTCCCTCATCGAGTCCTACCTGGGCGAGGCCATGGGACGGGCCTGGGTCGCCCGCCACTTCCCGCCCGAGGCGAAGGACGCGATGGACGCACTCGTGCGCCGCCTGCTCGACGCCTACGGCGAGTCGATCCGAGGCCTGGACTGGATGAGTGACGAAACGAAGGAGAAGGCGCTGGCCAAGCTGGCGACCTTCAACCCGAAGATCGGCTACCCCGCCAAGTGGCGCGACTACTCCACGCTGCACCTGGACCCCTCCGCCACGCTTGTTGATAACGTGCGGGCCGCCAACGCCCACGCCACCGACCGCGAGTGGGCCAAGCTCGGGGGCCCCGTCGACCGCGACGAGTGGTACATGACCCCGCAGACGGTCAACGCCTACTACAACCCCACGCAGAACGAGATCGTCTTCCCCGCAGCGATCCTCCAGCCCCCCTTCTTCGACGCGCAGGCAGACGACGCGGTCAACTTCGGCGCAATCGGAGCGGTCATCGGCCACGAGATCGGCCACGGTTTCGACGACCAGGGCTCGCGCTACGACGGGGCGGGCAACCTGTCGAACTGGTGGACCGACGAAGACCGGGCCGCCTTCGAGGAGCGTACCCACGCCCTGATCGGTCAGTACGACGTTCTCACCCCCACCGTACTGGCCTCCGCCGCGAGCGACGAGGCAGGCGAGGACGCCGGGGAGGACGGCGCCGAGCGCTCGCTCCCCCACGTCAACGGCGCACTGACCATCGGTGAGAACATCGGCGACCTGGGCGGCATGACAATCGCGTGGAAGGCGTGGGTGGCAGCCCTGGCCGAGCAAGGCCTCACCCCGCAGACCGCTCCCGTCATCGACGAGCTGACCGGCCCGCAACGCTTCTTCTTCTCGTGGGCCCGCGCCTGGCGCACCGCGACTCGCCCCCAGTTCGCACGCCAGATGCTAGCCATCGACCCCCACTCCCCCGCCGAGTTCCGCTGCAACCAGGTGCTGCGCAACCTCGACGCATTCGCCGCGACGTTTGACGTCAAGCCAGGAGACGGCATGTGGCTCGATCCCGCTCAGCGAGTCACCATCTGGTAA
- the nadD gene encoding nicotinate-nucleotide adenylyltransferase has product MSAQEKDPVPASGGAAIEKTTEATAGATAAPALPQHPPRALRRRRAIGIMGGTFDPIHHGHLVAASEVMDVFGLDQVVFVPAAVQPFKADRRVTSAEHRYLMTVIATASNPRFAVSRVDIDRGGTTYTIDTLADLSAEYPDSDFYFITGADALAQIAQWKDADKLFEQAHFIGVTRPGHNLSDPGLPHESVSLLEVPAMAISSTDCRSRVEEGKPVWYLVPDGVVQYINKYGLYRY; this is encoded by the coding sequence GTGAGCGCGCAGGAGAAGGATCCCGTCCCGGCCTCGGGCGGCGCAGCGATCGAGAAGACCACTGAGGCAACGGCGGGCGCCACCGCAGCCCCGGCCCTGCCCCAGCATCCCCCGCGCGCCCTGCGCAGGAGGCGGGCGATCGGCATCATGGGCGGAACCTTCGACCCCATCCATCACGGGCACCTCGTCGCCGCGTCGGAGGTCATGGACGTGTTCGGGCTCGACCAGGTCGTATTCGTACCCGCCGCCGTGCAGCCGTTCAAGGCGGATCGGCGCGTCACGTCGGCCGAGCACCGCTACCTGATGACCGTCATCGCGACCGCCTCCAACCCTCGGTTCGCCGTCTCACGCGTCGACATCGACCGGGGTGGGACGACCTATACGATTGACACGCTGGCCGACCTGTCCGCGGAATACCCGGATTCGGACTTCTACTTCATCACCGGCGCCGACGCGCTGGCGCAGATCGCGCAGTGGAAGGATGCCGACAAGCTTTTCGAGCAGGCGCACTTCATCGGTGTGACGCGCCCGGGACACAACCTGTCGGATCCCGGCCTGCCGCACGAGTCCGTGTCCCTGCTGGAGGTTCCCGCCATGGCTATCTCCTCCACCGACTGCCGTTCGCGCGTCGAGGAAGGAAAACCCGTGTGGTACCTCGTGCCCGACGGCGTCGTCCAATACATCAACAAGTACGGCCTCTACCGGTACTAA
- the pepN gene encoding aminopeptidase N has protein sequence MPGLNLTREEATERASIISSVTRYEISLDLTRGDTDFGSFTRIEFDAREGASTFADLVSNNVHSIRLNGNALDPFSAHQDNRIALDNLAEHNVLEVDASCQYMHTGEGLHRFVDPADGQAYTYSQFEVPDARRVYTTFEQPDLKSTFTLTVKAPKGWKVFSNAPTPSPEEEGDAWTYRFATTEVMSTYITAIVAGPYQGTTASLTSSDGRTIDLGVYARASIIEHLDAEEIIDITRRGFEFFERAYGIAYPFTKYDQIFVPEYNAGAMENAGCVTFRDAYVFRTRPTEAQMEARANTILHELAHMWFGDLVTMKWWNDLWLNESFAEFMSHLALAEATKYTEGWTGFMVRKDWGLKQDQLPTTHPITAEIRDLADVEVNFDGITYAKGASVLRQLVSYVGRDAFFAGLHEYLTKHSYANATLDDLLSELAAASGRDLASWSKVWLEEAGVTLLRPVITTGEEGTIERLEVVQEAFSEGASLRPHRLGVAGYSLNEEGTLAQVFHDELDVDGASTIVEAAAGIARPDFILVNDGDLGYAKVRLDEQSLAFAISNITKFTDSLTRGVVMASAWDMTRDGEMPARDYLNLALTSIPVEDNMSLLMLTLRHIDEAVRTFVAPQYRADAAEDTGRRLLLLARTAASGSDAQRMLVAAAARNATSSEQFEAIHGLFDGTQTLDGLDLDVDLKWDLLASLVRGDAATEADINALEAADDTMTGHQNAAACRAARSGEWIKADVWDKVLSDTTIPNDTRWAMISGFWAQARTTPSAYVGYVGEYFEALAGIWERFTFHTAEDLTTLLFPTALAGYVPEVDVVSAGHAWIEAHADASAGTLRIVRELIDVCERQIANQAVDAG, from the coding sequence ATGCCAGGCCTGAACCTCACGCGCGAGGAAGCGACCGAGCGCGCCTCGATCATCTCCTCCGTGACCCGCTACGAGATCTCACTGGACCTCACGCGCGGCGACACCGACTTCGGTTCGTTCACCCGCATCGAGTTCGACGCGCGCGAAGGCGCCTCCACGTTCGCGGACCTCGTCTCCAACAACGTCCACTCGATTCGCCTCAACGGCAATGCCCTCGACCCCTTCTCCGCCCACCAGGACAACCGCATCGCCCTGGATAACCTGGCGGAACACAACGTGCTCGAAGTCGACGCGTCCTGCCAGTACATGCACACCGGTGAGGGCCTGCACCGCTTCGTCGATCCCGCGGATGGCCAGGCGTACACCTACTCTCAGTTCGAGGTCCCGGACGCACGCCGCGTCTACACGACCTTCGAGCAGCCCGACCTGAAGTCGACCTTTACCCTGACCGTGAAGGCCCCCAAGGGCTGGAAGGTCTTCTCCAACGCGCCCACCCCCTCCCCCGAGGAAGAGGGTGACGCGTGGACCTACCGCTTCGCGACCACCGAGGTCATGTCGACCTACATCACCGCGATCGTCGCGGGCCCCTACCAGGGCACCACGGCCTCGCTCACCTCCTCCGACGGACGCACGATTGACCTGGGCGTGTACGCTCGCGCCTCGATCATCGAACACCTGGACGCCGAGGAGATCATCGACATCACCCGCCGAGGCTTCGAGTTCTTCGAGAGAGCCTACGGCATCGCCTACCCCTTCACGAAGTACGATCAGATCTTCGTGCCCGAGTACAACGCGGGCGCCATGGAAAACGCGGGTTGCGTGACCTTCCGCGACGCCTACGTGTTCCGCACGCGACCCACCGAGGCCCAGATGGAGGCCCGCGCCAACACGATCCTGCACGAGCTGGCGCACATGTGGTTCGGCGATCTGGTCACCATGAAGTGGTGGAACGACCTGTGGCTCAACGAGTCTTTCGCCGAGTTCATGAGCCACCTGGCTCTGGCCGAGGCCACCAAGTACACCGAAGGGTGGACGGGCTTCATGGTCCGCAAGGACTGGGGCCTCAAGCAGGATCAGCTGCCCACCACCCATCCGATCACGGCCGAGATCCGTGACCTGGCCGACGTTGAGGTGAACTTCGACGGCATCACCTACGCCAAGGGCGCCTCCGTGCTGCGCCAACTCGTCTCCTACGTGGGACGCGACGCCTTCTTCGCGGGTCTACACGAGTACCTGACGAAGCACTCCTACGCCAACGCCACGCTGGACGACCTGCTCTCCGAGCTGGCCGCCGCCTCGGGCCGCGACCTCGCGTCCTGGTCGAAGGTGTGGCTGGAGGAGGCCGGCGTGACCCTGCTGCGCCCGGTCATCACGACCGGCGAGGAAGGCACGATCGAACGCCTCGAGGTCGTCCAGGAGGCCTTCTCCGAGGGAGCCTCCCTGCGTCCGCACCGCCTGGGCGTCGCCGGCTACTCGCTGAACGAAGAGGGCACGCTGGCCCAGGTCTTCCACGACGAGCTCGACGTGGACGGCGCGTCCACGATCGTCGAGGCGGCCGCGGGCATCGCCCGTCCCGACTTCATCCTGGTCAACGACGGCGACCTCGGCTACGCGAAGGTTCGCCTGGACGAGCAGTCCCTGGCCTTCGCGATCTCCAACATCACCAAGTTCACGGACTCCCTGACCCGCGGCGTCGTCATGGCCTCCGCGTGGGATATGACCCGCGACGGCGAGATGCCCGCCCGCGATTACCTGAACCTCGCGCTGACCTCGATCCCTGTCGAGGACAACATGAGCCTGCTCATGCTGACCCTGCGCCACATTGACGAGGCCGTGCGCACCTTCGTCGCGCCCCAGTACCGCGCGGACGCCGCCGAGGACACGGGCCGACGCCTGCTCCTCCTGGCTCGCACCGCCGCCTCCGGGTCGGACGCGCAGCGTATGCTCGTTGCCGCGGCCGCCCGTAACGCGACCAGCTCCGAGCAGTTCGAGGCTATCCACGGTCTCTTCGACGGCACCCAGACCCTGGATGGCCTGGACCTGGACGTCGATCTCAAGTGGGATCTGCTCGCGTCTCTCGTGCGCGGAGACGCCGCCACCGAGGCCGACATCAACGCTCTCGAGGCCGCCGACGACACGATGACCGGTCACCAGAATGCTGCGGCCTGCCGCGCCGCGAGGTCGGGCGAGTGGATCAAGGCCGACGTGTGGGACAAGGTCCTATCCGATACGACCATCCCCAACGACACGCGCTGGGCGATGATCTCCGGTTTCTGGGCGCAGGCTCGCACGACCCCGTCGGCTTACGTCGGCTACGTGGGCGAGTACTTCGAGGCCCTGGCGGGCATCTGGGAGCGCTTCACTTTCCACACCGCCGAGGACCTGACGACGCTCCTCTTCCCGACCGCCCTCGCCGGCTACGTGCCCGAGGTCGACGTCGTGTCGGCGGGACACGCCTGGATCGAGGCACACGCCGACGCGTCGGCGGGAACGCTGCGCATCGTCCGCGAGCTCATCGACGTGTGTGAGCGTCAGATCGCCAACCAGGCGGTGGACGCGGGCTGA
- the rsfS gene encoding ribosome silencing factor: MSLPDATVELASLVARAAYDRGGIKPVLVDVTSKLALADAFVVVSAPTDRQVRAIAEDIMDRLWAEHGRRPTHIEGRAEGTWVLLDYSELLVHVLSEEERDYYALERLWGDCPAQAIDVDMDEARAAAAERAAAHGAESAQ, encoded by the coding sequence GTGAGCCTTCCCGACGCTACCGTAGAACTGGCGAGCCTGGTTGCTCGCGCCGCATATGACCGCGGCGGCATCAAGCCCGTGCTCGTGGACGTGACCAGCAAGCTCGCTCTGGCCGACGCCTTCGTCGTCGTGTCTGCGCCGACCGACCGTCAGGTTCGCGCCATCGCCGAGGACATCATGGACCGGCTGTGGGCCGAGCACGGCCGCCGACCCACGCACATCGAGGGCCGCGCCGAGGGAACCTGGGTGCTGCTGGACTACTCGGAGCTGCTCGTCCACGTGCTCTCCGAGGAGGAACGCGACTACTACGCGCTCGAGCGCCTGTGGGGCGATTGCCCCGCGCAGGCGATCGATGTGGACATGGACGAGGCCCGCGCGGCCGCGGCCGAGCGTGCAGCGGCGCACGGTGCGGAGTCCGCGCAGTGA
- a CDS encoding CAP domain-containing protein: MSFQLTRTHTSVVLAATTIAASLVVIPSLAEGTGASQDAFCNSLVGADARISSEYNPLLASYASAVAGKPASATADPAREAQLRNDLANAQAALESAQQGVAQSNPSVGVAPSDNASTSDRGLDWVDWSQVDYDTQAKIIEALIVQKMNAYRANAGLPELVVSDTLTTDSRGWSKHMSDTDDFNHDPVFKYWNGVTLDGGETSYAGENIAYNHLENYGDKWGAYGTTKNPMQAADALFDQWKNSSGHDKNMLAQNNVVGVGVHIARHSEGTRVYGTQKFYAITGGSPTISRFHTTGDTASAYGFDGAAFNADNTNYVSGLAGSGDAQRANSWQNKVGSLPGVALPVDVNQLPAKAGSAAPSTPAPAPVETGTSVDANQAVVDAQASVDAAQSALDSYLDSVANEQSTVSPADIDAQLDELAADIAAQTSVRPEKDGGVTMQGGDDNGRYLTAEQYRDALTACTTSAGGYDPAKPADQQNLPNPSIGQPTQQPTTPAPSTPAENPSVGQPTTPAPSTPAENPSVGQPTSPAPSTPAENPSVGQPTTPAPSTPAENPSVGQPSTPAPGAGTPTATTPAVSAEPSPSQARTDTLAATGSSAVWVAVGAVAVLVAGIGALVASRRAKN; the protein is encoded by the coding sequence ATGTCGTTCCAGCTCACCCGCACCCACACGTCGGTGGTCCTCGCTGCCACCACGATTGCGGCGTCCCTCGTCGTGATCCCCTCCCTGGCCGAGGGTACCGGCGCCTCGCAGGATGCCTTCTGCAACTCCCTCGTCGGTGCCGATGCTCGCATCAGCTCCGAATACAACCCGCTTCTCGCCAGCTACGCCTCTGCCGTCGCGGGTAAGCCTGCGTCCGCTACCGCGGACCCTGCGCGCGAGGCTCAACTGCGCAACGATCTAGCGAACGCGCAGGCCGCGCTTGAATCCGCTCAGCAGGGAGTGGCTCAGTCCAACCCCTCCGTGGGCGTCGCCCCCAGCGACAATGCCAGCACCAGTGATCGCGGCCTGGACTGGGTTGACTGGTCACAGGTTGACTATGACACCCAGGCGAAGATCATTGAGGCCCTTATCGTTCAGAAGATGAACGCCTACCGGGCCAACGCGGGCTTGCCTGAGCTGGTCGTTTCGGACACGCTGACCACCGACTCTCGTGGGTGGAGCAAGCACATGTCCGACACCGACGACTTTAACCACGATCCGGTCTTCAAGTACTGGAACGGCGTGACGCTCGATGGAGGCGAAACGAGCTACGCAGGCGAGAACATCGCCTACAACCACCTCGAAAACTACGGCGATAAGTGGGGGGCCTACGGCACGACCAAGAACCCCATGCAGGCCGCTGATGCCCTCTTCGATCAGTGGAAGAACTCCTCGGGGCACGACAAGAACATGCTCGCTCAGAACAATGTTGTTGGTGTGGGTGTGCATATCGCTCGGCACAGCGAGGGTACCCGCGTGTATGGTACCCAGAAGTTCTACGCGATCACCGGCGGTTCGCCCACGATCTCGCGCTTCCATACGACGGGCGACACGGCCTCGGCCTACGGTTTCGACGGCGCAGCCTTCAATGCCGACAATACGAACTACGTGTCCGGACTGGCCGGCTCTGGCGACGCGCAGCGTGCGAACTCCTGGCAGAACAAGGTTGGCTCCCTCCCGGGTGTCGCCCTGCCTGTCGATGTGAACCAGCTTCCCGCTAAGGCCGGTTCCGCCGCTCCCTCTACCCCGGCTCCCGCTCCCGTCGAGACCGGCACCTCGGTCGATGCCAACCAAGCCGTCGTTGACGCGCAGGCGAGCGTCGATGCTGCTCAGTCCGCCCTGGACAGCTACCTCGACTCCGTCGCCAACGAGCAGTCCACCGTGAGCCCGGCGGATATTGACGCTCAGCTTGACGAACTCGCCGCCGATATCGCGGCGCAGACGTCTGTGCGTCCCGAGAAGGACGGCGGCGTGACTATGCAGGGTGGCGACGACAATGGCCGCTACCTGACTGCCGAGCAGTATCGCGATGCCCTGACGGCCTGTACGACGAGCGCCGGCGGTTATGACCCCGCCAAGCCCGCCGATCAGCAGAACCTCCCGAACCCGTCGATCGGCCAGCCCACTCAGCAGCCCACCACTCCGGCTCCCTCGACCCCGGCTGAGAATCCCTCGGTTGGCCAGCCCACCACTCCGGCTCCCTCGACCCCGGCCGAGAATCCCTCGGTTGGCCAGCCCACCTCTCCGGCTCCTTCGACCCCGGCTGAGAATCCCTCGGTTGGCCAGCCCACCACTCCGGCTCCCTCGACCCCGGCTGAGAATCCCTCGGTTGGCCAGCCCTCCACTCCGGCTCCGGGTGCTGGCACTCCCACCGCAACCACCCCCGCCGTGAGTGCGGAACCGTCTCCCTCGCAGGCTCGTACCGACACCCTCGCCGCCACGGGTAGCTCCGCCGTGTGGGTCGCGGTTGGCGCGGTAGCGGTCCTCGTCGCTGGTATCGGTGCGCTCGTCGCATCACGCCGCGCGAAGAACTGA